From Acidimicrobiales bacterium, one genomic window encodes:
- a CDS encoding aldo/keto reductase produces the protein MRYRQLGRTGLTVSEVGLGCNNFGGRLGLEETRNVVDAAIDEGVTLLDTANSYGNRGGSETLLGEVLKGRREQVVLATKFGSDMGEGPNVARASRWYIRRAVEASLRRLQTDHIDLYQLHLPDGTTPIEETLDALSDLVHQGKVLYAGSSNLSAWQVVEAEWTARASSGLERFVSAQNHYNLLNRRAERDLLPVCQSYGVGFLPYFPLESGLLTGKYRRGQVSPDGTRLSGNPIGDDTYDKLESFEGFAKERGRTLLELAFAGILVRPAVSSVIAGAMSPEQVRANVRAGEWQLAGDDLVAFNQL, from the coding sequence ATGCGATATCGGCAATTGGGCCGAACAGGCCTGACGGTCTCGGAAGTGGGCCTTGGATGCAACAACTTCGGCGGTCGCCTCGGTCTGGAGGAAACGAGAAACGTAGTAGACGCGGCGATCGATGAAGGGGTCACGCTCCTCGATACCGCGAATAGCTACGGAAATCGGGGCGGCAGCGAGACCCTTCTGGGCGAGGTGCTGAAGGGGAGACGTGAGCAAGTAGTGCTCGCAACCAAGTTCGGATCGGACATGGGTGAGGGCCCGAACGTCGCCCGCGCCTCAAGGTGGTACATCCGCCGTGCGGTCGAGGCGAGCCTCAGGCGCTTGCAGACCGACCACATCGACCTCTACCAACTGCACCTTCCAGATGGCACGACGCCCATCGAGGAAACGCTCGATGCGCTGAGCGACCTCGTGCACCAAGGCAAGGTTCTCTACGCCGGGTCATCAAATTTGTCGGCCTGGCAGGTGGTGGAAGCCGAATGGACCGCCCGCGCCTCCTCGGGTTTGGAACGGTTCGTGTCGGCGCAGAACCACTACAACCTGTTGAACCGCAGAGCGGAGCGGGATCTGCTGCCGGTGTGCCAAAGCTACGGCGTTGGTTTTCTCCCATACTTCCCGCTGGAGAGCGGCCTGCTGACGGGCAAGTACAGGCGGGGCCAAGTGAGCCCCGACGGCACGCGCCTCTCCGGCAACCCGATCGGCGACGACACCTACGACAAGCTGGAGTCCTTTGAGGGTTTTGCCAAGGAGCGGGGACGCACCCTCCTCGAGCTTGCGTTCGCGGGCATTCTGGTGCGCCCGGCAGTGTCATCGGTCATCGCCGGCGCAATGTCCCCCGAGCAGGTAAGGGCAAACGTGAGGGCCGGGGAATGGCAGCTGGCCGGCGACGACCTGGTGGCCTTCAACCAGCTATAA